GGACACGATCGCGGTGCCCTCGGTCCACTCGACGCCGCGCTCGTGACCGTACCGGTCGGCGAATGCGATCGGCATGCGGTTGACCAGAGCGGCGGCCACGGCGATGCGCTGCTCGGCCGGGCGCTCGCCGGGGTGCTCGGTCTGCGGCCAGTTCGTGGGCACGGCGAGCAGATCGGCGCCGGCGAGGGCCGCGAGCCGCGTCCATTCCGGGAACTCCAGGTCGTAGCAGATCATGACGCCCACCCGGCCGTGCGGCGTCTCGACCACGGGAGGCGCGGCGTCGCCCGGGGTGAAGACCTCCTTCTCGCGGTCCCACAGGTGCACCTTGCGGTAGACCGCACGCACGCCGGAGCCGTCGACCACGGCGGCGCTGTTGTACACCGCGCCGTCGTCGCCGAGCTCGCTGAAGCCGCCGACGACGACGCCGAGGCCGTCGCGGGCAGAGCGGGCGAGCGAGGCCCACTCGGCGAAGAGCTCGTGGTCGGGCCGGACGGAGACCGAGCGCGCCTCCTCCCGGTCGCGGAAGACGTAGCCCGAGGTGGCGAGCTCGGGGACGACGACGATGGACGCCCCGGACGAGAAGGCGTCGGCGATGGCGGCGGCGGCTCGCTCCCGGTTGCCCGCGAGGTCTCCGACGACGGGTGCCAGCTGGAGGGCGGTGACGGTGGTCATCAGTGCTCCTGACTCGGTTCGGGCCGGCGGTCCTCGCTGGCGTCGACGACGTGCTCGGCCGGGCCGGCAGGCGCCTCCTGTACGCCGCCGGAGGCGTCGAGCGCCTGCCGCACGCGGTCGGTGACGCCGCGGCGCAGCGTGATCAGCAGCCCGATGACCAGCCACGCTCCCACGATGTAGGGGAACCAGCTGTAGGGCGCCTCCACCCCGACGACGTTCTTGTAGATCGTATAGAGCACCAGCACCAGGGCGAGCACCGGGATGACGATCTGCCATCTCGGCGTCCGCACGTCCCGGCGGAAGAACAGGAAGCGGATGGCGCCGACCGTCGCCAGGACGTACGCGACCAGCAGCGCGATCGTCCCGACCGTCAGCGACCAGTAGGTGGCGTCCAGTACGTCGGCGCCGGTGAGGCTCTCGCCGACGATGACGATCAGCGCGAG
The sequence above is a segment of the Leifsonia williamsii genome. Coding sequences within it:
- a CDS encoding nitrilase-related carbon-nitrogen hydrolase — its product is MTTVTALQLAPVVGDLAGNRERAAAAIADAFSSGASIVVVPELATSGYVFRDREEARSVSVRPDHELFAEWASLARSARDGLGVVVGGFSELGDDGAVYNSAAVVDGSGVRAVYRKVHLWDREKEVFTPGDAAPPVVETPHGRVGVMICYDLEFPEWTRLAALAGADLLAVPTNWPQTEHPGERPAEQRIAVAAALVNRMPIAFADRYGHERGVEWTEGTAIVSPAGVIVSESGPGAGRATADLDLLASRDKRLSDLAHLFEDRRPDLYGGIAQ